The DNA region GGTCGACACGCCACCCGCCGAGCCGACCGCCACCGGAGTCCTCGAAACGAGCATTCCGGTACCACCCATGAGTCCGATGCCGGTGCTCACCATTCCCCTCAAACCCACTTTCTTCGACACCTACTGGCCCGCGAGATCACCACGGGCCCCACGTGTCGCGCTGCTGGCGACGGGTGGCGCGGCTGTCGCCGCCGCGTCCACGGTCCCGCTGGACAAGCCCGGGATCGGGTGGTTCGCCGCGGCCGTCGCCATCGCGGTGGCGCTGGTCGTGGTCGCGGGACAGACGCCGGGGCGGCTGCGGGTCGGCTGGCTCGTGGCCGGGCTGGCCCTGATGGCCGTCGGCGGCGTCAGGGCGTCGGAGTGGCTGTTCGTCCTGTGCGTGATGACGGCCTGCGGCGCGGCTTCGCTGGCGGTGACCGGCGGCCGATCGGTGCGCGCGCTCGCCTTCGGTGTGGTCGCGGTCGGGATCGCGGCGTTCCGGGCGCTGCCGTGGGCCGCGTCCGGGCTGCGCACGCTGCGCCGCGGGTCCGACTCGCCGCGCATCGGGCGGTCGGTACTGATCGCGGTCGCCCTGTTCGCACTGTTCGGGTCGCTGCTGGCGGGCGCCGACGAGGGCTTCGGCAACCTGCTCGGCGGCCTGCTCCCCGACCTGGACGGGGACCGGGTCACCGAGTGGATCTTCCTGTTCACCGCGGCCACGTTCGCCGTGCTCGGCGCGGTCTTCGTGCTCGCCAACCCCGCCACAGTCGACGAGATGCCCGCATCCGCCCGCAAGCGGGTCAGCCTGGCCGAGTGGGCGCTGCCGGTCGGCGTGGTGGTCGCGCTGTTCACCGCGTTCGTCGGCGTCCAGCTCGCGGTGCTGTTCGGCGGCAGCGAGTACGTGCTGACCACCGCCGACCTCACCTACGCCCAGTACGCCCGCTCCGGCTTCTGGCAGCTGCTGGCCGTCACTCTGCTCACCCTGGTCGTCCTCGCCGTCGCCGCCAGGGTCGCCCCGACCGACACCGCGGCCGACCGGCTCTGGCTGCGGGCCCTGCTCGGCGCGCTGGCCGTGCTGACGCTGGTGATCGTGGTGTCGGCCATGGGGCGGCTGTGGACCTACCAGCAGACCTACGGCTTCACCGTGCTGCGCCTGCTCGTCGGCGTGTGCGAGATCTGGCTCGGGATCATCTACGTGCTGGTCCTGGTGGCCGGGGTGCGGCTGCGCGGGGCCTGGGTGCCCCAGGCGGTCGTGGGCACCGCGGTCGCCATGCTCATCGGCCTGGCCGCTCTCGACCCAGAGCGGTTCATCGCCGACCGCAACGTCGCCCGCTACGCCGAGACCGGCGACATCGACACCGTCTACCTGTCAATGCTCTCCGAGGACGTGGTCCCGGCGCTGGCCGAACTGCCCGAGCCGCTGCGGGCCTGCGCGCTGCGCGACTTCGACGGGACCGACGAGGACACCCCGATGACCTGGAATCTCAGCCGCGCCCAGGCCAGGACCATTCTCGCCACCATGCCCCGGATTGATCCGTACGGGTGTGGTTCGAGCGCATACCGGTGAGTCGAGTTAGCCTCGCCTAAGTAGGCACAGCGAAAGGTGGCCGTCGATGTCCGAGGAGATCCCGTTCTCGCAGGTCCTGCGGCAGGCGACGCGAGAAGGCCACGACCGGGCCCAGGAGTCGCCGTACATCGTGGCGCTCATCGCCGGCGACCTCAGCCGGGCCGGGTACACCGCGCTCGCCGCGCAGCACTACTTCATCTACGCGGCGATCGAGTCGGCCGCGGCGGCGATGCGCCGCGACCCGGTCGCGGGCCCGTTCGTGGTCGACACGCTGCACCGCGTGCCCGCGCTGACCGCCGACCTGGCCGCCCTGCTCGGCCCGGACTGGCAGACCCGGATCCAGCCCACCGCGGCCACCGAGGCCTATCGGGCCAGGGTCGCCGAGGTCGGGCACACCTCGGTCGGCTTCGTCGCCCACCACTACACCCGCTACCTCGGCGACATCGCGGGCGGCCAGGTCATCCGGGCCCGGCTGCGCACCCAGCACGGCATCACCGGCGCGGGCGCCCATTTCTACGATTTCGACGACTTGGGCCCCGCGCCGGTCTTCCGCGACCGCTACCGCCGCCTGCTCGACACCGCGCCGTGGACGGCCGAACAGCGCGCCGCCGTGATCGCCGAGTCACGGCTGGCCTTCGAGCTGAACACCGCGGTGTTCACCGACCTGGCCGACGACCTGGACAAGTTCCTAGTGGCGTGACCCCCGGCGATCACGAGGCACCGAACGGATGTTCTAATCTCCCCGATCGACCTGGCGACGGATAGGGAGTCGATGGTGTCCACGGAGACCGAAGCTGTGCCCGCAGAGCCCGAGACCGCAGCGGCCACCGAGTCCGCGGAGCAGGCGGAGGCGGCGGTCCCCGAGACCGCCGAGCCCGCCCCGAAGAAGGCTCGCGCCACGCGCGCGCCGAGCACGGCCAAGAAGACCCGCACGGTGGAGCTGACCCTCACCGTCACCGGCACCGCGGAAGGCGACTGGCAGGCCGAGCTGTCACAGGGCGGCAAGCGCGTCGTGCAGGGCCTGGCCATCCCGGCCGCCGCCGTCTCGCGCGCCGCCGCCGAACTGCACGAGGACATCTCGAAGGCCATCGAGGTCGTCATCGACACCGCCCGCGAAGCCCACCGCGCCCGGATGGCGGAGCTGGAAGCGGAACTGTCGAAGGTGAAGGCCGCCCTCGCGGAGCTGCAGGACTGAGCACCCCGATCGAGCAGCGCCCGCCGTGTCCCCACACGGCGGGCGCTGCTCGTTCCCCGGCCCGTCCAGACGTCATTAGGTCGCTCCCTTCCACGCGTCTTTGGCCTGGCCCGTCCGCGCATCTTTGACCTGGCCCGTCCAGGCCTCTTTGGTCTCTCGCGTCCCGTCTCGGGCTGACCACCCATCCCCTTCAACCGCACTCCGCCTCCCCGGGCCAGCTCTATCGGATATCTTGATAGTGGAATGCGGAAGAGGCATAGTTGGAAAAATGGAGTATGGGGGGCAAGGAGCGGGGCGCGGGCACTGGCGGGCGGGGCGGCTTCTACAGTGGGTGACGAAACCAGCGAGGCAGGAGCGGACGGATGACGGCGATTCAGGACAACCCGGTCGAGGGGATCTCAGCCCACGACCTACCGGGTGACGGCCTCACCGACACCGAGCGTGAAGCCGCCGAGGACGCCGCCGCCACCCGGCGCGAAGCGTCCGCGGACAGCCTCTCCCCCGTGGACGACGAGCCCGCGGACCACGGCCCCGGCATCGACCCCGACCGCCTCCAGGCCTGCCTCGCCGTCATCGCCGAGGTCAACGAACTGCCCCCCGAGCACCCCGACGCCGTGGCCGTCCGCCGGGCGACGGCGGGCGTCTACAAGTCGGTCCGCAGGCGCCGCAAGGCCGCCAAGCGGGCCGCGGTGACCGACGCCGACCGGGCCGTCACCCACGCCACCGCCACCGGCTCCCCCGACCGCATCGACGACGAGACCCAGGGCATCCCCCTGGTGTCCAACACCGTCGGCGCCAGCGCGGGCACGCTGCTGCGCTCCCGGGCCTGCTACACCTGCAAGCAGCGCTTCCACGTGGTCGACGCGTTCTACCACCAGCTCTGCCCGCCGTGCGCGTTGAAGAACCGCGACCGCCGCGACGCGCGGACCGACCTCACCGGCAGGCGGGCCCTGCTCACCGGCGGCCGGGCCAAGATCGGCATGTACATCGCCCTGCGCCTGCTGCGCGACGGGGCGCACACCACCATCACCACCCGCTTCCCCAACGACGCCGCGCGCCGGTTCGCCGCGATGCCCGACAGCGCCGACTGGCTGCACCGGCTGCGCATCGTCGGCGTCGACCTGCGGGACCCGGCCCAGGTCGTCGCCCTGGCCGACACGGTCGCCGCGCAGGGTCCGCTCGACATCATCATCAACAACGCCGCGCAGACCGTGCGCCGGTCGGCGGGCTCGTACTCGGTGCTGGTCGAAGCCGAGTCCGCTCCCCTGCCCGCGGGCCCGCTGCCCGAGATGCTCACCATGGGCCGCACCGGCGACGCCCACCCGGCCGCGCTCGCGGGCGCCGTCGCGCACACCTCCGACCTGCATCCGGTCACCGCGCTGGCGCTCACCGCGGGCTCGGCGTCCCCCGAGCGCATCGCCGACAACACCGCGATCGACGCGGGCGGCCTGGTGCCCGATCTGCACCCGGTAAACAGCTGGACGCAGAAGGTCGACGAGGTCGACGCGATGGAGCTGCTGGAAGTGCAGCTGTGTAACCAGACCGCACCGTTCATCCTCATCAGCAGGCTGCGCCCGGCGATGGCCGCGGCGGCCGCGCGGCGCAAGTACGTGGTAAACGTGTCCGCTATGGAGGGTCAGTTCAGCCGTGCCTACAAAGGACCCGGGCACCCGCACACCAACATGGCCAAGGCCGCGCTGAACATGCTCACCCGCACCAGCGCGCAGGAGATGCTGACCGACGGCATCCTGATGACCGCCGTCGACACCGGCTGGATCACCGACGAGCGCCCGCACCCGACCAAGATGCGGTTGGCCGACGAGGGTTTCCACGCCCCGCTCGACCTCGTGGACGGGGCCGCGCGGGTCTACGATCCGATCGTGCGCGGCGAACTCGGCGAGGACATCTACGGCTGCTTCCTCAAGGATTACGCACCCGCCCCCTGGTAGCCCTCGGCAACCTGCCGTCACTCCGCACGTCTGTTTGTTCACGACCAGTCGGGCGAACAGTGGGGATGGAACATGAACGGCATGAACCGCAGAGCATCGCGGATACTCGGCGGCTTGGTGCTCGGCCTGGCCATCGGAGCGGCGTCCACGGGCTGCACCAGCCTGCAGAGCAGCGGCGCGCAGGGGGACACGATCGCGCCACTCACCCCGACCACGATCACCGAGACCGTCACGGCGACCACCGCCAACCCGCCGGGCAACAGCGGCTCCGGCCCTGGCGGCGCGGGCGCGACCACCACCACCAAGGCGCCGACCAAGACCACGACGCGCCCGACCCACCACTCGACGCCCATAACCACGCCCGCGGGCGCGGCCGTAGTAAGTCTTGAGGTCGTGCAGCGGCCGTCCTGCCCGATCAACGGCACCCCGGACGCCCCGTTCAGCAAGCCGGGGACGCCGGTCATCATCAAGTGGAAGGTGACCGGGGCCGACGGGGCCGCCATCGCGGTGGACAACCCGGGCACCTACGGCGCCTACGGCTCGGACTACGCCGCCTCAGGACAGCTGGAGCTGTCCTTCCCCTGCTCAGCCACCGCGGGCAGCACCACGCACAAGTACACGGTGTGGCCGAAGGGCTTCAAGAGCATCTCCCGCACCATCACCGTCAGCGCGCCGAACAACGTCTGACCCCCGGGCAGCAGGCTTACATCCTGGTTCACCCAGGTGGGCGGACCCAGCGCGCGGTTCACCGGCGGGGTCGGTCATAGTTGAGGCGTGAGTGGGCCGTTCGACGGATGGCTGCCGATGCGCGGCCTGGAGGCGGTGCTCTCGGCGGGACGCTCGCTGCTGCCCTCCGTGCCGACCACGCCCGCCGGGGTGGTCGAGACAGCCGTGCGGGTGACCGCGCAGCGCCTGCGCGGCAAGCGCGTCACCGTCAAGTCCGGCGGCCAGGAGATCCCGCTGACGGTGGTCGACCTGGACTGCGCGGGCGACACGCTGCGCCTGGCTCAGGGTCGCATCGACGCGGTCAGCTTCGAGGCCAACGACGTCGCCTGGCCCGCGCTGACCCTCGACCGGCTCCTGGTGACCGCCCGGGACCTGCGGCTCGCGGGTCCGTTCTCAACGGCGATCATGGCCGAGTCGGTGACGCTGGCGGTGTCACTGTCGACCGAGGCGCTGCGCGCCGAGCTGGCCAAGGTGCGCCCCGACCTGCGCGTCCGCTTCGGCGAGCGGCTGTTCGTGGCCCGCGACCCGTGGCCGGGCGAACTCGAGGTCGTCCCCGAGGTCGACGACGGTGTGGCCCAGCTGCGGCCGACCGCCCTGTGGCTCGCGGGCAGGCGGATGCCGATGCCCGCGCGGCTGCGTCCATTCGAGGTGCCGCTGCCGGATCTGCCGCGCGGCCTGCGCCTGACGTCGGTGACCACCTCGGCCGACGGCGTCGAGCTGCGCGGCGAGGCTCAGCACTGGCGGGACCGGCTGTCCTCGACCCCGCTGGTCGAGCTGCTCAATCTGCTGGCTACCGCCGCTCAGACCTTCACAGTCGGGCGCTAGCCGAGAGCTGGTTCATCGTGTACTGGACCAGCTCCACCAGCACATCCTTGCTCGACTCGCGTTCCCGCACGTCGCAGCGGACGATCGGCACCCCGTCGTCGAGGTCGAGCGCCTGGCGCACCTCGGCCTCGGTGTGCGGCCAGGTGCCCTCGAAGCCGTTGACCGCGACGATGAACGGGATGTTGCGGTGCTCGAAGAAGTCGATCGACGGAAAGCTGGAGTCCAGCCTGCGGGTGTCGACCAGCACGATCGCGCCCAGCGCGCCCATGGCCAGCTCGTCCCACATGAACCAGAAGCGGTTCTGGCCGGGGGTGCCGAACAGGTAGAGCACCACCCGCGGGTTGATCGTGATGCGGCCGAAGTCCAAGGCGACAGTCGTCGTCTCCTTGCCCTCGATGCCCACCATGTCGTCGATGCCGACACTGGCCTCGGTCAGGACCTCCTCGGTCCGCAGCGGCGGGATCTCGCTGACCGAGTTGACCATCGTGGTCTTCCCGACGCCGAACCCACCAGCCACCACGATCTTGATCGAGGTGGGGATCACGCCCGTGTCACTCACCTGGTCAGATCCTCCGAATGCCATCGAGCACCGCCTGCAGAAGTTTCGTGTCGGCGATCTCCGAGGTCTGGAACAGCGCCCCGGCCACCACGTCGCCACGCTCGATCAGATCGCTGATCAAGACCTTGACCACGACGAGCGGGACGTTCAGATACGCGGCCACCTCGGCGACCGAGAGCGGGACTTTGCACAGGTCGATGATCTCCCGGTGCTCCGGGGTGAGCGACGAAGGGTCCGACCGCGACTGGGACGCGCGGATCTGGGTCACCAGGTTGAGGTTGGGCGCCCCTGGCCGCGTGCGGCCCCTGGTCATCGCGTAGGGCCGGACCAGCGGGCCCGCCGCGTCGTCGAACCACCAGTCTTGGTCCGATCGCATCACGAAGGCCGTCTGCCGGGCACCGCCACCGGAAGCTGACCCACTCGGGGCGCCGACGCCAGATGCGCGCCGACCCGCTTGACCAGCATGTTCATCTCGTAGGCGATCATGCCGACGTCGGCGTCCTCCTCGCCGAGCACCGCGAGGCAGGCACCGCGGCCCGCGGCGGTGACGAACAGGAACGCGTGGTCCATCTCGACGATCGTCTGCCGGACCTGCCCGCCGCCGAACTGCCTGCCGGTCCCCCTGGCCAGGCTTTGGAACGCCGACGCCATGGCCGACAGGTGCTCCGAGTCGTCCTTGGACAGGCCGTCGGAGCGGCCTAGCAGCAACCCGTCGGCGGAGAGCACGACCGAGTGCCGGATGCCGACCACCCTGCGCACGAGGTCGTCCAATAGCCAGTTGAGCTGGTTGTCCTGTCCGAACTTGTCGTTCACGTGGAGCTGTCCTTCCCCGTAATAGCTTTCATCACGGCTCGACCGGAGGGTCGGCTCGGCGTGCGTCCTGAGTGCCTCGCTGGAACGCGGCCATGGTGGAGCGGATCCGTTCCGGGGAGTGTTCCCGGTCGGGCAGTTCCACCTCCGACGGCGGTTCCTCCCGCAGCTGCGGCGCGAGGTGCTGTTGTCGCTTGCGTCTTGGCAGGGGCGGAGCGGTCTGCCCCGCCCCCTGTCGCGCTTCATCCACCTTCGCCGGTTCCCCAACTCCGTTGTCGGTTCGCTCGCGTCTGGGCAGCTCCGCGGACCGGCTGCCGTTGCGCGAGACCGGCTCCGTCACCGAGTAGGTCCGCTGCGGCGGCATGGCCTCCTCCGCGTCGACCTGCGGCCACAGCGTGTCCTCGGCCGACCCGGCCACGTCCGACCACATCCGGTCGAACGCGGGCCCGACCGGCGGCTCGTAGCGAACCTCGGGCTCGGGCTTGCGCGGCGTGCGCAGGGTCTGCTGCCGCGGTCGGGGGCTGGGCGCGCCATGGTCGGCCTCCACCGCCTCGACGACGATGTCGGAGGGGAGGAAGACCAGCGCGACCGTGCCGCCGTAGGGCGACTCACGCAGCTCGACCCGGATCGAACGGCGCACCGCGAGCCGGGCGACGACGAACAGGCCGAGGCGGGACTCGCCGCGCAGCGCCATCGCGTCGAATTCGGGCGGGTAGGCCAGCATCTGGTTGGCGGCCTCGCGGTCCTCGGCGGTCATGCCGAGGCCGTGGTCCTCGATCTCCACGACCACGCCGCCGGACACCAGGCTGGTGTAGACCTCGACCTGGGAGCGCGGCGGGGAGAACGACGCGGCGTTGTCGACCAGTTCGGCGACGAGGTGGATGGTGTCGGCCACGGCGACGCCGTGCAGCGCCACGTCGGGCACCTGGCGCACCCGGACCCGGACGTACTGCTCGGTCTCGGCGACCGCGGCGCGCAGGATGTCGAGCAGCCGCACCGGCTTGCGCCACTGCCTGCCGGGCTGCTCGCCCGCCAGGATGATCAGGTTCTCGGCGTTGCGGCGGGCGCGGGTGGCGAGGTGGTCGAGCTGGAACAGCGCGTCGAGGTGCTCGGGGTTCTCCTCCTCACGCTCGATCTTGTCCAGGATCTTGAGCTGGCGGTGCACCAGGCCCTGGTGGCGGTGGGCGATGCCGAGGAAGACCCGGTTGACACCCTCGCGGGCCTGGCTCTCCTTCACCGCCGCGGCGATGGCGGTGTACTGCGCGGCGTTGAACGCGTCGGCCACCTGGCCGATCTCGTCGGTGCCGTAGTCCAGCGGGGGCACCTCGGCGCCGACGTCGACCCTGGCGCCCTGGCGCAGCCGGTCGACGATGTCAGGAAGGCGCTCGTGGGCCAGCCGCAGCGAGTCGGTCTTGAGCCCTTCCAAGCGGGTGACCAGCGCCTTGTCGATCAGGCGGCGGGCGAACACGCTGGCGGCGACCATGCCGAGGACTACCAGGAACAGGGCGACCAGACTGCCGATCAGGCCGGTCCGGAACCGCGCGTCGGCTCGCTCGACCACCACGTCGACCGCGCCCGCGACCTGCTGGGTGGCCAGTTTGATCAGTTCCTCGGCCGCGGTGCCCGAGACCGACTCCCAGTCCTGGGCGCTGACCGGGGGCGCGGGCGGCTGGCTTCGCCTGCTGCCCGTGTCCTCGGCCTTGGGGCCCGCGACGATCAGCCGGTTCTCGTCGGCGACCAGCCTGCCCCAGGCCTGGGTGGCCGCCAGCCGCTGGAAGGCGCCCTTCAGCGGATCGGTGCCCAGGTCCACCTGGGTGGCCAGCGCCGTGCGGTACGAGCCGACCAGGCCGACGAACTCGACGTGCTGATCTGGCGTGAAGCCGCCCGCGGCGATTGCGATCGCGGCGAGCGAGGACGCCCGCGACATCCGGTCGCCCGCCCGGATGACCTCGATCATGGTCAGGGTGGACTCGACCATGTCCGCGTCGGGCAGCTCGCGGGCCTGGGTGTCGAACAGGGCGAACCCGGCGTCCAGGAGGCTGTTGTAGTAGCGGTAGATCTCGACCTTGTCCGCGTTGCCGCCGCCGACCTGGATGCGCCGGTCGGGCAGCGCGGTGACCGCCTCGACGAACGGCTTGAGCCGGGCGTCGACCTCGGGGGTCGCGCTGCCCGGCATCTCCTCCAGTGCCGCGGTGAAATCCCGCAGGGACAGGTCGGTGGTCTGCTGCTGTTCGGTGAGGCCGATCAGGTCGGGCCTGTCGGCGATGAGCGCCGCGATCGTGGCCTGGCGTTCGCGCTGCAGGGCCGAGAGCGTGTTGACCGCCGGGATCGCGCCGCCCTTGACGGCGGCCGCGGTGTCGCGGATGTAGATGCCGTCGAAGATGGTGAAGGTGGAGAAGACCGCCCACATCACCAGCAGGATCACCGCGGGGACGGCGACGACACCGGTCAGGCGGGACCGGATCGAGGTCGCCTTGGCCTGCCTACGGGTCTTGCGCTTCACGACTCTCCACAGTCAAGGGTCAAAGTGTGTTCCGCCCGCCCTGGCGACGCCCACGAAGGTGTGACACTCGATCTGGGAACACCGACGCTCAGTCAGAGATCGACAGTACACAGAGCAAGCGTTCACACGCGGTACGCGATTGTGAATCGTAGCGGCTCACACGAACGTGGAAGTGACACCCCCATGACCATCTCCGCACCTCGACGTGGTGCGGAGGCGGCTCCGGCGGCCCTCGGGTGACCGAAAGGGCAACAGTTGGGGTCGGTCGGCTACGGAGTGACTACGGACCCTTGCCGAGAGCCACGGACGGGTGGATCGTCGCCTCACCCACCAGTGCGCCGATCACGGCCTGTCGAAGGACTCACCCATGGCCGCCAAGAAGCCCGATCCGCTGGAGCCGACCGACGAGCTGTTCGCCGCCCTGCGCGAGTTCATCCGGACCAAGGGGTCGGACTACCTCAAGGACCCGAACGTGTCCTCGATCGGGGTCGGCTACAAGGTCCGGGACGGCAAGCAAACCAAAGAGGTGTCGATCCAGTTCACCGTGGCGGCCAAGGCCGAGTTGGAGGCACTGGAGTCACTGGACACGGTCGCGCTGCCCCCGTCGATCACCGTCGGCGGCGTCGAGGTGCCCACCGACGTGCTCGAACGCACCTACCGCCCGGACTTCCGGGTGGTGGCCGAGGCCGCGGCCAACGACCGCAAGGTCCGGCTCGACCCGATCCGGCCCGGGGTCAGCGTCGGTCACCCGTCGATCACCTGCGGGACCGTCGGCGCGATCGTCTACGACGTGGAGACCGGCAAGCCGTGCGCGCTGAGCAACTGGCACGTGCTGCACGGCCACGACGGCGCCCTCGGCGACACGGTCGTGCAGCCGGGCACCCACGACGACAACCGCAACGACCGCAACCACCTCGGCCCGCTGGTGCGCTCCTACCTCGGCGTCGCGGGCGACGGCGCCATCGCCGCGGTCGAGGGGCGCGCGATCGACCCGTCGATCCTCGAACTCGACGTCGTCCCCGAAGAACTGGGTGAGCCCGAGCTGGGCGACAAGGTGGTCAAGAGCGGCCGGACGACCGGGGTGACCCACGGCATCGTGCGCCGGGTCGACACCCTCGCGAAGATCAACTATGGCGGCGACCGCGGCGTGGTGGAGATCGGCTGCTTCGAGATCGGCGTCGACCCCGCCCGCAAGCCTTCCGACGGCGAGATCAGCCGGGGCGGCGATTCGGGCGCGGCGTGGGTGTTCAAGGCGGCCAACGGCAGGCCAGGCAAGGTGCTCGCGGGCCTGCACTTCGCGGGCGAGGGCACCGGCGACCCGGACGAGCACGCGCTGGCCTGCCTGCCCCGGTCGGTGTTCGAGAAGTTGGGAGTCACCCTGGTCCAGCCGGAGTCCGGGGTGACCACCGGCGGGTTCGACTCCAGGTTCCTCAGCGTCGACCTCGCCGTGCCCGGCCTGGACCCCGACGTCGCCGCGGACGCGGTCACCGTGGGCGGCACGACCAGGGTCGACTACACGCAC from Alloactinosynnema sp. L-07 includes:
- a CDS encoding DUF742 domain-containing protein, with amino-acid sequence MRSDQDWWFDDAAGPLVRPYAMTRGRTRPGAPNLNLVTQIRASQSRSDPSSLTPEHREIIDLCKVPLSVAEVAAYLNVPLVVVKVLISDLIERGDVVAGALFQTSEIADTKLLQAVLDGIRRI
- a CDS encoding DUF6319 family protein, with product MVSTETEAVPAEPETAAATESAEQAEAAVPETAEPAPKKARATRAPSTAKKTRTVELTLTVTGTAEGDWQAELSQGGKRVVQGLAIPAAAVSRAAAELHEDISKAIEVVIDTAREAHRARMAELEAELSKVKAALAELQD
- a CDS encoding nitrate- and nitrite sensing domain-containing protein, which codes for MKRKTRRQAKATSIRSRLTGVVAVPAVILLVMWAVFSTFTIFDGIYIRDTAAAVKGGAIPAVNTLSALQRERQATIAALIADRPDLIGLTEQQQTTDLSLRDFTAALEEMPGSATPEVDARLKPFVEAVTALPDRRIQVGGGNADKVEIYRYYNSLLDAGFALFDTQARELPDADMVESTLTMIEVIRAGDRMSRASSLAAIAIAAGGFTPDQHVEFVGLVGSYRTALATQVDLGTDPLKGAFQRLAATQAWGRLVADENRLIVAGPKAEDTGSRRSQPPAPPVSAQDWESVSGTAAEELIKLATQQVAGAVDVVVERADARFRTGLIGSLVALFLVVLGMVAASVFARRLIDKALVTRLEGLKTDSLRLAHERLPDIVDRLRQGARVDVGAEVPPLDYGTDEIGQVADAFNAAQYTAIAAAVKESQAREGVNRVFLGIAHRHQGLVHRQLKILDKIEREEENPEHLDALFQLDHLATRARRNAENLIILAGEQPGRQWRKPVRLLDILRAAVAETEQYVRVRVRQVPDVALHGVAVADTIHLVAELVDNAASFSPPRSQVEVYTSLVSGGVVVEIEDHGLGMTAEDREAANQMLAYPPEFDAMALRGESRLGLFVVARLAVRRSIRVELRESPYGGTVALVFLPSDIVVEAVEADHGAPSPRPRQQTLRTPRKPEPEVRYEPPVGPAFDRMWSDVAGSAEDTLWPQVDAEEAMPPQRTYSVTEPVSRNGSRSAELPRRERTDNGVGEPAKVDEARQGAGQTAPPLPRRKRQQHLAPQLREEPPSEVELPDREHSPERIRSTMAAFQRGTQDARRADPPVEP
- a CDS encoding heme oxygenase (biliverdin-producing), which gives rise to MSEEIPFSQVLRQATREGHDRAQESPYIVALIAGDLSRAGYTALAAQHYFIYAAIESAAAAMRRDPVAGPFVVDTLHRVPALTADLAALLGPDWQTRIQPTAATEAYRARVAEVGHTSVGFVAHHYTRYLGDIAGGQVIRARLRTQHGITGAGAHFYDFDDLGPAPVFRDRYRRLLDTAPWTAEQRAAVIAESRLAFELNTAVFTDLADDLDKFLVA
- a CDS encoding DUF4153 domain-containing protein, coding for MSPMPVLTIPLKPTFFDTYWPARSPRAPRVALLATGGAAVAAASTVPLDKPGIGWFAAAVAIAVALVVVAGQTPGRLRVGWLVAGLALMAVGGVRASEWLFVLCVMTACGAASLAVTGGRSVRALAFGVVAVGIAAFRALPWAASGLRTLRRGSDSPRIGRSVLIAVALFALFGSLLAGADEGFGNLLGGLLPDLDGDRVTEWIFLFTAATFAVLGAVFVLANPATVDEMPASARKRVSLAEWALPVGVVVALFTAFVGVQLAVLFGGSEYVLTTADLTYAQYARSGFWQLLAVTLLTLVVLAVAARVAPTDTAADRLWLRALLGALAVLTLVIVVSAMGRLWTYQQTYGFTVLRLLVGVCEIWLGIIYVLVLVAGVRLRGAWVPQAVVGTAVAMLIGLAALDPERFIADRNVARYAETGDIDTVYLSMLSEDVVPALAELPEPLRACALRDFDGTDEDTPMTWNLSRAQARTILATMPRIDPYGCGSSAYR
- a CDS encoding ATP/GTP-binding protein, whose amino-acid sequence is MAFGGSDQVSDTGVIPTSIKIVVAGGFGVGKTTMVNSVSEIPPLRTEEVLTEASVGIDDMVGIEGKETTTVALDFGRITINPRVVLYLFGTPGQNRFWFMWDELAMGALGAIVLVDTRRLDSSFPSIDFFEHRNIPFIVAVNGFEGTWPHTEAEVRQALDLDDGVPIVRCDVRERESSKDVLVELVQYTMNQLSASARL
- a CDS encoding DNA/RNA non-specific endonuclease, with translation MAAKKPDPLEPTDELFAALREFIRTKGSDYLKDPNVSSIGVGYKVRDGKQTKEVSIQFTVAAKAELEALESLDTVALPPSITVGGVEVPTDVLERTYRPDFRVVAEAAANDRKVRLDPIRPGVSVGHPSITCGTVGAIVYDVETGKPCALSNWHVLHGHDGALGDTVVQPGTHDDNRNDRNHLGPLVRSYLGVAGDGAIAAVEGRAIDPSILELDVVPEELGEPELGDKVVKSGRTTGVTHGIVRRVDTLAKINYGGDRGVVEIGCFEIGVDPARKPSDGEISRGGDSGAAWVFKAANGRPGKVLAGLHFAGEGTGDPDEHALACLPRSVFEKLGVTLVQPESGVTTGGFDSRFLSVDLAVPGLDPDVAADAVTVGGTTRVDYTHFSLTMSQSRKFAYWVAWNVDGGGLKKISRTGVPFVKDPRLPATAQTGDELYRDNRLDRGHLARRADLLWGSLDEARQANRDSFFFTNITPQMDDFNQSMRRGLWGRLEDAIFEDVDVDNLRVSIYGGPVFGADDRVFRGVRIPREFWKIIAFVEAGTLKASAFLLTQNLNQLESLELDEFRVFQVGVAELEERTSVRFPDAVRTADSFRQVPEALGVREPLGTVSDIVWG
- a CDS encoding DUF2993 domain-containing protein, which translates into the protein MSGPFDGWLPMRGLEAVLSAGRSLLPSVPTTPAGVVETAVRVTAQRLRGKRVTVKSGGQEIPLTVVDLDCAGDTLRLAQGRIDAVSFEANDVAWPALTLDRLLVTARDLRLAGPFSTAIMAESVTLAVSLSTEALRAELAKVRPDLRVRFGERLFVARDPWPGELEVVPEVDDGVAQLRPTALWLAGRRMPMPARLRPFEVPLPDLPRGLRLTSVTTSADGVELRGEAQHWRDRLSSTPLVELLNLLATAAQTFTVGR
- a CDS encoding SDR family NAD(P)-dependent oxidoreductase, which codes for MTAIQDNPVEGISAHDLPGDGLTDTEREAAEDAAATRREASADSLSPVDDEPADHGPGIDPDRLQACLAVIAEVNELPPEHPDAVAVRRATAGVYKSVRRRRKAAKRAAVTDADRAVTHATATGSPDRIDDETQGIPLVSNTVGASAGTLLRSRACYTCKQRFHVVDAFYHQLCPPCALKNRDRRDARTDLTGRRALLTGGRAKIGMYIALRLLRDGAHTTITTRFPNDAARRFAAMPDSADWLHRLRIVGVDLRDPAQVVALADTVAAQGPLDIIINNAAQTVRRSAGSYSVLVEAESAPLPAGPLPEMLTMGRTGDAHPAALAGAVAHTSDLHPVTALALTAGSASPERIADNTAIDAGGLVPDLHPVNSWTQKVDEVDAMELLEVQLCNQTAPFILISRLRPAMAAAAARRKYVVNVSAMEGQFSRAYKGPGHPHTNMAKAALNMLTRTSAQEMLTDGILMTAVDTGWITDERPHPTKMRLADEGFHAPLDLVDGAARVYDPIVRGELGEDIYGCFLKDYAPAPW
- a CDS encoding roadblock/LC7 domain-containing protein, yielding MNDKFGQDNQLNWLLDDLVRRVVGIRHSVVLSADGLLLGRSDGLSKDDSEHLSAMASAFQSLARGTGRQFGGGQVRQTIVEMDHAFLFVTAAGRGACLAVLGEEDADVGMIAYEMNMLVKRVGAHLASAPRVGQLPVAVPGRRPS